In the Methanobrevibacter sp. V74 genome, one interval contains:
- a CDS encoding TDT family transporter, giving the protein MNIIKKIPIPIAGLMLALFSLGNLLQDIHPYIRHLFGFFGAIILVSIILKVVLCLEDVKQDFKNPVIVSSSGTFSMSVMLISTYIINFVPSIAYAIWIIGIVLHLMLMIYFTYHFIICNFDISTVYPSYWIVFIGITMAAVTSPAHNAQPHGFIFFLIGFISMILTSPLVIYRYFIHDEIPPMNKPLICIFTALMSILIVGYLNSTTNINTPFLLILYGLSCIFYIFALYKLIEYRNLDFYPSFAAFTFPFVISALATKGVIKVVGSTTPLNCILTAEIIIAIMIVAYVSNRYIGFLKNS; this is encoded by the coding sequence GTGAACATTATAAAAAAAATACCTATTCCAATTGCAGGACTTATGCTTGCATTATTTTCACTCGGAAATCTCCTACAGGACATACATCCATATATAAGGCATTTATTTGGATTTTTTGGAGCTATTATATTAGTTTCAATTATTTTGAAAGTTGTTTTATGCCTTGAGGATGTTAAACAAGACTTTAAAAATCCTGTAATTGTAAGCAGTTCTGGAACTTTTTCGATGAGCGTGATGCTTATATCTACATACATTATAAATTTTGTGCCAAGTATTGCATATGCTATCTGGATAATTGGAATTGTATTACATTTAATGCTAATGATTTACTTTACCTATCATTTTATCATATGTAATTTTGATATTTCCACAGTCTATCCAAGCTACTGGATAGTGTTTATTGGAATTACAATGGCCGCCGTCACATCACCTGCCCACAATGCACAACCACACGGATTTATATTTTTCCTAATCGGATTTATATCAATGATATTAACATCTCCCCTTGTAATTTATAGATACTTCATCCATGATGAAATTCCCCCTATGAACAAACCTTTGATATGTATTTTCACGGCATTAATGAGCATATTGATTGTGGGATATTTAAATTCGACAACCAATATTAATACCCCTTTCTTGCTGATTTTATATGGCCTATCCTGTATATTCTACATATTTGCACTTTATAAATTAATAGAATACAGGAATTTGGATTTCTATCCAAGTTTTGCAGCATTTACATTTCCATTTGTCATAAGTGCTCTTGCAACAAAAGGAGTTATAAAAGTGGTTGGTTCAACTACTCCTTTAAATTGTATTTTAACAGCGGAAATTATAATAGCCATAATGATAGTGGCTTATGTCTCAAATAGATATATTGGTTTTTTAAAAAATAGTTAA
- a CDS encoding TatD family hydrolase, which yields MIDTHIHADARSGEDFRDMYLSGIDKAITCSYYPYKIEHELILLNHLNRILELDTKRASEHGIDLKVALGIHPTNTNLNPEIIFENLYKWIENKDIVAIGEIGLEDLTDSEIDIFKKQLDIADETNTKVIIHTPRKNKEEVLKVILNIVPEHLDEKNAVIDHVNQKIIDDVYDNDYMIGLTVQPQKMDKEEAISILDEYGFDNFLLNSDMSNKPSDPLSVPKTVRELKRLGYKDSEVEKVAFKNAQKYFKI from the coding sequence ATGATTGATACACATATTCATGCAGATGCTAGAAGTGGAGAAGATTTTAGAGATATGTATCTATCTGGAATAGACAAAGCAATAACATGCAGTTATTATCCTTACAAAATAGAACATGAACTTATTTTATTAAATCATCTAAACAGAATTCTGGAATTAGATACAAAAAGAGCATCTGAACATGGGATTGATTTAAAAGTCGCATTAGGAATTCACCCAACAAATACAAATTTAAATCCTGAAATCATCTTTGAAAACTTATATAAATGGATAGAAAATAAGGATATCGTAGCTATCGGTGAAATCGGTCTTGAAGACTTAACAGATTCAGAAATTGATATTTTTAAAAAGCAGTTAGATATTGCAGATGAAACAAACACCAAAGTGATTATACATACACCAAGAAAAAACAAAGAAGAAGTTTTAAAAGTAATTTTAAATATTGTTCCAGAGCATTTAGATGAAAAAAATGCAGTTATTGACCATGTTAATCAAAAGATTATTGATGATGTTTATGATAACGATTATATGATCGGTTTGACAGTACAGCCTCAAAAAATGGATAAGGAAGAAGCAATATCAATTTTAGATGAATATGGATTTGATAATTTCTTATTAAATAGTGATATGAGCAATAAACCTTCAGATCCGCTTTCAGTACCAAAAACTGTTCGTGAATTAAAAAGGTTAGGTTATAAGGACAGTGAAGTTGAAAAAGTGGCATTCAAAAATGCTCAAAAATATTTTAAGATTTAA
- a CDS encoding transcriptional regulator FilR1 domain-containing protein: protein MINLENNENYLKSYDSISEEVKYLANSIIRLKILATLFECPLNMKDINSITSLSYSSISSNLHNLELKGHVYREHNKYFLSNSTKLKVRQVLKLGNLITLLNEFFNILDKHLVCMIPIHSIAELYLLNNVCLIESGGVDAYKIYNFIEKSLDDAEEVKCILPFFHENFNDKLNDLVKNNKKVEVMAPLGLFEVFDEKSEIEKLSFFSSEKTFLLIITNESMILGLFKEDGSFDQNRLLTSKNIDSINWANNLYENFKIENK from the coding sequence GTGATTAATTTGGAAAATAATGAAAACTATTTAAAAAGCTATGATTCGATTTCAGAAGAAGTAAAATACCTTGCAAATTCAATAATTAGATTAAAAATATTGGCAACATTATTTGAGTGTCCTTTAAATATGAAAGACATAAACAGTATCACTTCCTTAAGTTATAGTTCGATATCCAGTAATTTGCATAATTTAGAGCTAAAAGGACATGTGTACAGAGAGCACAATAAGTATTTTTTATCCAATTCCACTAAACTGAAAGTAAGGCAAGTATTAAAGTTAGGTAATTTGATTACTTTGTTAAATGAGTTCTTTAATATTTTGGATAAACATCTGGTTTGCATGATTCCTATTCACTCAATTGCTGAGTTATATTTGCTTAACAATGTCTGCCTTATTGAATCGGGTGGTGTGGATGCATATAAAATTTATAACTTCATTGAAAAATCATTGGATGATGCGGAAGAGGTTAAATGTATTTTGCCATTTTTCCATGAAAATTTCAACGATAAACTTAATGATTTGGTGAAGAATAACAAAAAAGTCGAAGTAATGGCTCCACTGGGTCTTTTTGAAGTCTTTGATGAAAAATCAGAAATTGAAAAATTATCTTTTTTCAGTAGTGAAAAGACATTCTTGTTAATCATTACAAACGAATCAATGATTTTAGGTCTTTTTAAAGAAGATGGTTCTTTTGATCAAAATAGATTATTGACCTCTAAAAATATCGATTCAATAAACTGGGCAAATAATCTATATGAAAATTTTAAAATTGAAAATAAATGA
- the glyS gene encoding glycine--tRNA ligase: MNHDKMSNISAKRGFLWPSFEIYSGVSGFTDYGPLGASLKNNIMQKWRKQYVSGEGFYEIEGPTVMPKEVLKASGHVDNFTDPMCKCESCGEVYRADHIIEDAIGEDVESLENEELDRIVIDNNITCPDCEGKLSKIWNYNLMFKTEIGAKGDKVGYMRPETAQGIFILFKRLERFFRGKLPFGAVQLGKAYRNEISPRQGVIRLREFTQAEAEIFLNPKNKTHPKFSQIENVVLRLNSQEVQENNLEPLEITAREALDKGIVANEMLIYQLYLARKFLTEIGIPEDVLRFRQHLKGEMAHYALDCWDVEVFTDKYGWVEIIGIADRGDYDLSSHSKYSNDELNVFIEYDEPKKVQKTIVKPNLSKFGPIFKGNSPKIKQAIEDTDVEDIKAAIENEGKFTVELDKTYEVSEDLLIFEDVEEEITGEKIIPHVIEPSFGIDRITYSVLLHSFTETEGKDYFKFNKSIAPIQLGIYPLLNKEGLRKIAQELTETLRMAGFTVEYDVSGTIGKRYARADEIGIPLAITVDFDTLEDNQVTVRDRDSEAQERIPIDELNDYLEKYYK; the protein is encoded by the coding sequence ATGAATCATGATAAGATGTCAAACATCAGTGCAAAAAGAGGATTTTTATGGCCTTCTTTTGAGATATACTCTGGAGTATCCGGTTTTACAGATTATGGTCCTCTTGGAGCGAGCCTTAAAAATAATATCATGCAGAAATGGAGAAAACAATACGTTTCAGGTGAAGGATTTTACGAAATCGAAGGCCCTACAGTAATGCCAAAAGAAGTTTTAAAAGCATCAGGACATGTTGATAACTTTACAGACCCAATGTGTAAATGTGAAAGTTGTGGAGAAGTTTACAGAGCAGACCACATTATTGAAGATGCCATTGGAGAAGATGTGGAAAGTTTAGAAAATGAAGAACTTGACCGAATTGTTATTGACAACAACATTACCTGTCCAGATTGTGAAGGAAAATTATCCAAAATTTGGAATTACAATTTAATGTTTAAAACTGAAATTGGTGCAAAAGGAGATAAAGTAGGATACATGAGACCTGAAACTGCACAAGGAATCTTTATTTTATTTAAACGTTTAGAAAGATTTTTCAGAGGAAAATTGCCATTTGGAGCCGTTCAGCTTGGAAAAGCATACAGAAATGAAATTTCACCAAGACAGGGAGTAATTAGGCTTAGAGAATTCACACAAGCAGAAGCGGAAATCTTTTTAAATCCTAAAAATAAAACACATCCTAAATTTTCACAAATTGAAAATGTAGTTTTGCGCTTAAACTCACAAGAAGTTCAGGAAAACAACTTAGAACCTTTGGAAATTACTGCTCGTGAAGCATTAGATAAAGGAATTGTAGCTAATGAAATGTTGATTTATCAATTATATTTAGCCCGTAAATTTTTAACTGAAATTGGTATTCCTGAAGATGTTTTAAGATTCAGACAACATTTAAAGGGAGAAATGGCCCACTATGCACTAGATTGCTGGGACGTTGAAGTTTTTACTGATAAATATGGATGGGTTGAAATAATCGGAATAGCTGATAGAGGAGATTATGATTTATCTTCACACTCTAAATACAGTAATGATGAATTAAATGTATTTATTGAATATGACGAACCTAAAAAAGTTCAAAAAACAATTGTTAAACCTAATTTATCTAAATTCGGACCAATATTTAAAGGAAATTCTCCAAAAATAAAACAAGCAATTGAAGATACGGATGTAGAGGATATTAAAGCTGCAATTGAAAATGAAGGGAAATTTACTGTAGAATTAGATAAAACTTATGAAGTAAGCGAAGATTTGCTCATTTTCGAAGATGTTGAAGAAGAAATAACTGGTGAAAAAATCATTCCCCACGTTATTGAACCCTCATTTGGTATTGATCGTATTACTTATTCTGTTTTATTGCATTCATTTACTGAAACAGAAGGAAAAGATTACTTTAAATTTAATAAATCAATTGCCCCTATCCAACTGGGTATTTACCCACTTCTCAATAAAGAAGGCCTGCGTAAAATAGCTCAGGAGTTAACTGAAACTTTAAGGATGGCCGGTTTTACTGTGGAATATGATGTGAGTGGAACTATTGGTAAAAGATATGCTAGAGCCGATGAAATTGGAATCCCTCTTGCAATTACAGTTGATTTTGATACCTTAGAAGACAATCAAGTGACTGTAAGAGACAGAGACAGTGAAGCTCAAGAAAGAATTCCGATTGATGAGTTAAACGATTACTTAGAAAAATATTATAAATGA
- the dcd gene encoding dCTP deaminase: protein MAILSDKTIKKYLKEGKIEIEPLLDEKQIQPSSVDMRLGEEFKVFKVIRKPYIDPKDEEDIDSYMESTTVRKGEAFIIHPNEFALATTLEYVKVPDDLVARVEGRSSMGRLGVTMHVTAGFIDPGFEGNITLEISNIGAMPVALYPSQRVCQIVFETMTTPSELPYGHPDRNSKYMGQTRPESSRVKLDYELKKE from the coding sequence ATGGCAATTTTAAGTGATAAAACTATAAAAAAATATTTGAAAGAAGGCAAAATAGAAATTGAACCACTTTTAGATGAAAAACAAATACAACCATCCTCTGTTGACATGAGATTAGGAGAGGAGTTTAAAGTATTTAAAGTAATTAGAAAACCTTATATTGATCCGAAAGATGAAGAAGATATCGATTCCTATATGGAATCAACAACCGTTAGAAAAGGGGAAGCATTTATAATTCACCCAAACGAATTTGCCTTAGCTACCACTTTAGAGTATGTTAAAGTGCCTGATGACCTTGTTGCAAGAGTAGAAGGTCGTTCAAGCATGGGCAGACTAGGTGTTACAATGCATGTGACTGCAGGTTTTATTGACCCTGGTTTTGAAGGCAACATCACTTTAGAGATATCTAACATCGGCGCAATGCCTGTTGCTTTATACCCCAGTCAAAGAGTATGTCAAATTGTTTTTGAAACAATGACAACGCCTTCTGAATTGCCTTATGGACATCCAGATAGAAATAGTAAATACATGGGTCAAACCCGCCCGGAGAGTAGTAGAGTTAAGCTAGATTATGAATTAAAAAAAGAATAG
- a CDS encoding 4Fe-4S binding protein, translated as MRLPRFVDISRFALKYIFNWRFWIAEITKKSNIYRNIIDKTLFEDDEIIVIPNTINVNQKIESEGSEFLPTEVIKDVIRRCRDIVIMNTCLCRTSNGCSDYPQDIGCIFLDPTANKIPSHIGRKATVKEALTQVDEADAAGLSHIIGRNKIDTIWMNIKPTKGLLTICHCCPCCCLWKVYPNLDDSISDKLEKLEGVEVKLHEDKCKMCKKCLDEVCMFQAISLKDNNISIDYDICRGCGLCVNVCKFDAITINYTDETIDRVVNRIDNLLEIKE; from the coding sequence ATGAGGCTGCCTAGATTTGTAGATATCAGTAGATTTGCCCTTAAATATATATTCAATTGGAGATTTTGGATAGCTGAAATTACTAAAAAATCAAATATATATAGAAACATCATTGACAAAACTCTTTTTGAAGATGATGAAATCATTGTTATACCCAATACTATAAACGTAAATCAGAAAATAGAATCAGAAGGTTCTGAATTTTTACCTACTGAAGTTATTAAAGATGTGATTAGACGTTGCAGAGACATTGTTATTATGAACACCTGTCTTTGCAGAACTTCAAACGGATGTAGCGATTATCCTCAAGACATAGGTTGCATATTCTTAGATCCAACAGCAAATAAAATTCCAAGCCATATTGGTAGAAAGGCAACAGTAAAAGAAGCTTTAACTCAAGTTGATGAAGCAGATGCTGCTGGTTTGAGCCATATTATTGGAAGAAATAAAATTGACACTATTTGGATGAATATTAAACCTACAAAAGGATTATTGACAATATGTCATTGTTGTCCATGTTGTTGTTTATGGAAAGTATATCCTAATTTAGATGATTCAATAAGTGATAAATTAGAGAAACTTGAGGGCGTTGAAGTAAAACTTCATGAAGATAAATGCAAAATGTGTAAAAAGTGTCTCGATGAAGTTTGCATGTTTCAGGCAATAAGTTTAAAAGATAATAACATCTCTATTGATTATGATATCTGCAGAGGTTGCGGCCTTTGTGTTAATGTGTGTAAATTTGATGCTATAACAATCAACTACACTGATGAAACTATTGACAGAGTAGTTAATAGAATTGATAATTTACTTGAAATAAAAGAATGA
- a CDS encoding TrmJ/YjtD family RNA methyltransferase: MIEIGDAAVSEEKVVETTTMSSSENKEKNEPEKKSTSKKKSKSTEQSRGTARVKLIRDPEKKEINLFKDNIYIVFVECETPGNIGFLARTMANFGLKNLVLINPPTLTNEAYYQATHGKYIVENAKIYPSLDSFYQSQRIDFKVASTGMAGGSYNLSRIPIKPEELGKSMNVSNKIAILFGREGNGLTNEEIENCDICVSIPTDPTYPIMNISHAAAIIFYELFKNKHEFGVEGLKESSSLEKEYLQKNMNELIDSLNIPEHKKRNGKKTFNNIISRAFITGRETHTLNGILRRLKNKLGEQ; this comes from the coding sequence TTGATTGAAATAGGAGATGCTGCTGTAAGTGAAGAAAAAGTAGTTGAAACAACGACAATGTCTTCTAGTGAAAACAAGGAAAAAAATGAACCTGAGAAAAAATCAACTTCGAAGAAAAAATCCAAGTCAACTGAACAATCCCGAGGTACTGCAAGAGTTAAACTCATAAGAGACCCGGAAAAAAAGGAAATAAACCTCTTTAAAGACAACATTTACATTGTTTTTGTGGAATGTGAAACTCCTGGAAATATTGGTTTTCTTGCAAGAACCATGGCAAACTTTGGATTGAAGAATTTGGTTTTAATTAATCCTCCAACATTAACAAACGAAGCATATTATCAGGCGACACATGGAAAATACATTGTAGAAAATGCAAAAATTTATCCAAGTTTAGATAGTTTTTACCAATCACAGAGAATCGATTTTAAAGTCGCTTCAACCGGAATGGCGGGAGGAAGTTATAATCTATCAAGAATTCCAATTAAACCCGAAGAACTTGGCAAATCAATGAATGTTTCAAATAAGATAGCAATATTATTTGGAAGAGAAGGAAATGGACTTACAAATGAAGAAATTGAAAACTGTGACATTTGTGTTTCCATTCCAACCGATCCCACTTATCCAATAATGAATATATCACATGCGGCTGCAATCATATTTTATGAATTGTTTAAAAATAAGCATGAATTTGGTGTAGAAGGACTGAAGGAAAGTAGTTCTTTAGAAAAAGAATATCTGCAAAAGAATATGAATGAGTTAATAGATTCCTTAAATATTCCCGAACATAAAAAAAGAAATGGTAAAAAGACTTTTAATAATATAATATCACGTGCATTTATTACTGGACGTGAAACACATACTCTGAATGGGATTTTAAGACGATTGAAAAATAAACTTGGTGAACAATGA
- the tfrB gene encoding fumarate reductase (CoM/CoB) subunit TfrB codes for MIKIYVSRFNSETDTEPHLECYEIEQTPNMKVLDALQAINEKYEADISFQSSCRAGQCGSCGILFNGNGALACQKEIKNGAIIEPLNFPVVKDLIVDKSSIEAKVKELELSLQCNHTSDELDTSISKEDSKETKKVRSCIECYSCYSTCPVVNIATAEFGGPYLMRYIRKFETDSRDNYDRLKEAIDEGLYNCTSCGKCLAVCPKNINTFGDAIEKMRAIAVANGSGPLPEHVGFKENILETGRSIKTDNPSFIEEVENYTGSKIAFFTGCMVDYKFSETGHKLVKILKENGIDIDVPEGQVCCGSPLLRTGQTDIVQNLVDINKEVFKDYDTIITICSGCGATLKNNHPEFGSKLNVMDISEFLVDKIDTSKLKPVDMKVTYHDPCHLGRGQGIKDQPREIIEMIPSVEFEEMLYPCQCCGAGGGIKSGRPEIAMDLSKSKAKMIKDTGADAVITICPFCKLNLRDGLDAMDCGNIESLHILELLDKAYE; via the coding sequence ATGATAAAAATTTATGTTTCAAGATTTAATAGTGAAACCGATACAGAACCACATTTAGAGTGTTATGAGATAGAGCAAACACCTAATATGAAAGTTCTTGATGCACTACAAGCTATTAATGAAAAATACGAGGCAGACATTAGTTTTCAGAGTTCCTGTAGAGCAGGCCAATGTGGATCCTGCGGGATCCTATTTAACGGAAACGGTGCTTTAGCTTGTCAAAAAGAAATAAAAAACGGCGCTATTATTGAACCTCTTAATTTTCCAGTCGTTAAAGATTTAATTGTGGATAAATCTAGCATTGAGGCAAAAGTTAAAGAGTTGGAACTATCTCTTCAATGCAATCACACATCTGATGAACTTGACACCAGCATAAGTAAAGAAGATTCAAAAGAAACTAAAAAAGTTAGAAGTTGTATTGAATGCTATTCATGCTATTCTACCTGTCCGGTTGTCAATATTGCAACAGCCGAATTTGGCGGACCTTACCTAATGAGATACATCAGAAAGTTTGAAACCGATTCAAGAGATAACTATGACAGGCTTAAAGAAGCCATTGATGAAGGATTATATAACTGTACTAGCTGTGGCAAATGTTTAGCAGTTTGTCCTAAAAATATCAATACCTTTGGTGACGCCATTGAAAAAATGAGAGCTATTGCTGTTGCAAATGGTTCAGGACCGCTTCCAGAGCATGTTGGATTTAAAGAAAATATTTTAGAAACCGGAAGATCAATTAAAACAGATAACCCTTCATTTATTGAAGAAGTTGAAAATTATACCGGTTCAAAGATAGCGTTCTTTACAGGATGTATGGTTGATTACAAATTCTCTGAAACCGGCCATAAATTAGTTAAAATATTGAAAGAAAATGGCATTGACATTGATGTTCCTGAAGGACAAGTATGTTGTGGTTCACCACTCCTAAGGACAGGTCAGACAGACATTGTTCAAAACCTCGTTGATATAAATAAAGAAGTTTTCAAAGACTATGATACAATAATTACCATTTGTTCCGGTTGCGGAGCCACTTTAAAAAATAATCATCCAGAATTTGGTTCTAAATTAAATGTTATGGACATTAGCGAATTTCTGGTAGATAAAATTGACACATCTAAGTTAAAACCAGTAGATATGAAAGTCACTTATCATGACCCATGTCACTTAGGAAGAGGTCAGGGAATTAAAGACCAACCAAGGGAAATTATTGAAATGATTCCGAGTGTTGAATTTGAAGAAATGCTTTATCCCTGCCAATGTTGTGGTGCTGGAGGAGGAATAAAATCTGGTAGGCCTGAAATAGCAATGGATTTATCAAAATCAAAAGCGAAAATGATTAAAGATACTGGTGCTGATGCAGTTATAACTATTTGCCCGTTTTGTAAGTTAAACCTAAGAGATGGTTTAGATGCCATGGATTGTGGAAATATTGAATCATTGCACATACTTGAATTATTAGATAAAGCATATGAATAG
- the iorA gene encoding indolepyruvate ferredoxin oxidoreductase subunit alpha yields the protein MNLKELVTGGSGEKQFLLGNEAAVRGVIEAGVSIAATYPGTPSSEIGNVLSVLAKDANIYFEFSTNEKVAMEVAATTAASGLRSFTFMKHVGMNVAADSFMTTAYSGVTGGMVILSADDPSLFSSQNEQDTRNYARFANVPILEPSNCQEVKDMVKYAFDLSEQFGLPVIVRTTTRVSHMRGVVEFGEVKDNSSNNDGHWRRSHFKKNPSKYVPIPAFAGDMHVRLWDKIHKIEELTNKSEYNREVTLTDNKKYALIASGSAYNYAHDVCKFNSVDINILKLGFAYPFPKDKVCEFLRDVDEVFIVEEVDPIMERETLAAVGDEKLKVKVHGKLDGTFPLYHEFNSDVVADGLNDVFNFKEDVNVNYSSSLNKLEENLPSRAPVLCAGCPHRAMYYGINLAIDELGLKTSDVIFASDIGCYTLGINPPYNAADYLLSMGSSVGDGCGFSVSTDQKVASFIGDSTFFHSGISPLINAVHNKHNFVLTVLDNRITAMTGGQPNPGIPVDGMGDEAPEVSIRKLALACGCDYVRVINPFNLEQVVKTYKEAFERQDTAVIISKAPCTLIKGLTKKPPVHLVEKNCNHCDKCVSALACPAISKVNGKIVIDESQCDGCNVCIQVCKYGALEAGR from the coding sequence ATGAATTTAAAAGAATTAGTTACAGGGGGCTCTGGTGAAAAACAATTTTTACTAGGTAATGAAGCTGCAGTTAGGGGAGTAATTGAAGCAGGTGTTTCTATTGCAGCTACCTATCCCGGAACTCCTTCATCAGAAATTGGAAATGTGTTATCAGTTTTGGCTAAGGATGCTAATATTTATTTTGAGTTTTCCACTAATGAAAAAGTTGCTATGGAGGTTGCAGCTACTACAGCTGCTTCAGGTTTGAGATCATTTACTTTTATGAAGCATGTTGGTATGAATGTTGCGGCAGATTCATTCATGACCACTGCATACTCTGGGGTAACTGGCGGAATGGTAATTCTGTCTGCAGACGACCCATCACTCTTTTCATCTCAAAATGAACAAGATACTCGTAATTATGCAAGGTTTGCAAATGTGCCTATTTTAGAGCCATCAAATTGTCAGGAAGTAAAAGACATGGTAAAATATGCATTTGATTTATCAGAACAATTTGGTTTGCCAGTTATTGTTAGAACAACTACACGTGTATCTCACATGAGAGGAGTAGTTGAGTTTGGTGAGGTTAAGGATAATTCATCAAATAATGATGGTCATTGGAGGAGAAGTCACTTTAAAAAAAACCCATCTAAATATGTTCCTATTCCGGCATTTGCAGGGGATATGCATGTTAGATTATGGGATAAAATCCATAAAATTGAAGAGTTAACTAACAAAAGCGAATACAATAGGGAAGTTACTTTGACTGATAATAAAAAATATGCTTTAATTGCTTCAGGTAGCGCATATAATTATGCTCATGATGTTTGTAAATTTAATAGTGTAGATATTAACATATTAAAACTGGGATTTGCTTACCCATTTCCAAAAGATAAAGTTTGTGAATTTTTAAGAGATGTGGATGAGGTATTCATTGTTGAAGAGGTTGACCCGATAATGGAAAGGGAAACTTTAGCTGCTGTTGGGGATGAAAAATTAAAGGTTAAGGTTCATGGTAAGCTTGATGGAACTTTTCCATTGTATCATGAATTCAACTCAGATGTGGTTGCAGATGGATTAAATGACGTATTCAACTTCAAAGAAGATGTTAATGTTAATTATTCATCAAGTTTAAATAAGCTAGAAGAAAATTTACCTTCTCGTGCACCTGTATTATGTGCAGGCTGTCCTCACAGAGCAATGTATTATGGAATAAACCTTGCAATTGATGAATTGGGTTTAAAAACATCAGATGTAATATTTGCTTCAGATATTGGTTGTTATACTCTCGGTATCAATCCGCCATATAATGCTGCTGATTACTTATTGTCTATGGGTTCAAGTGTTGGTGATGGTTGTGGATTTTCCGTTTCAACTGATCAGAAAGTAGCAAGTTTCATTGGGGATTCTACATTTTTCCATAGCGGTATTTCACCATTAATCAATGCAGTACATAATAAACATAATTTTGTCTTAACTGTTTTGGATAATAGAATTACAGCTATGACTGGTGGTCAACCAAATCCGGGCATTCCTGTTGATGGAATGGGTGATGAAGCTCCTGAGGTATCTATTCGTAAATTAGCTCTTGCTTGCGGATGTGATTATGTACGGGTAATTAATCCATTTAATTTAGAACAAGTTGTTAAAACTTATAAGGAAGCATTTGAAAGACAGGATACTGCAGTAATCATATCAAAAGCTCCATGTACTTTAATCAAAGGTTTAACTAAAAAACCTCCAGTTCATTTAGTTGAGAAAAACTGCAATCATTGTGATAAATGTGTAAGCGCATTGGCTTGTCCGGCTATTTCAAAAGTCAATGGCAAAATTGTCATTGATGAATCACAATGTGATGGATGTAATGTGTGTATACAAGTCTGTAAATATGGTGCACTGGAAGCAGGTAGGTGA
- a CDS encoding indolepyruvate oxidoreductase subunit beta — protein sequence MDNHYNIYICGVGGQGIIKTSTIIGEAAMTQGLDVVMSEIHGMSQRGGSVSTELKIGGYNSSIIPNHAADMLLSFEPVETIRGLDKVNSETKIVYNTHPIIPSSTNNPYPSVDSITKTLKENFNHVLPINGTQLAIDAGSVLSLNMVLLGAVTADDKFPLTKESVIDAMKNNLKPKFHAMNLKAIESGYKSIKG from the coding sequence ATGGATAATCATTATAATATTTATATTTGTGGTGTGGGAGGTCAAGGAATTATTAAAACTTCTACAATCATAGGTGAAGCTGCAATGACTCAAGGTTTGGATGTAGTGATGAGTGAAATTCACGGCATGTCTCAAAGAGGAGGATCAGTTTCTACTGAATTAAAAATTGGAGGATACAACTCATCAATTATACCAAATCATGCAGCAGACATGTTACTTTCTTTTGAACCGGTTGAAACAATAAGAGGACTTGATAAAGTAAACTCAGAAACTAAAATTGTTTACAATACTCATCCGATTATTCCATCTTCAACCAATAATCCTTATCCGAGTGTGGACAGCATCACTAAGACTCTAAAAGAAAATTTCAATCATGTACTTCCAATTAATGGAACTCAATTGGCTATTGATGCTGGAAGTGTTTTATCTTTAAACATGGTTCTTTTAGGAGCTGTCACTGCTGATGATAAGTTTCCATTAACAAAAGAATCAGTTATTGATGCAATGAAAAATAATTTAAAACCTAAATTTCATGCAATGAATTTAAAAGCAATTGAAAGTGGATATAAATCTATCAAAGGTTAA